ATTTCGGGAGCATAATTTTCGAAAAGCTTGTTGGAAAATTCAGCCAATCCTGTGGCTAAAAGAACCCAGAGAATTATGAGCGTGGTTTTTTTTCTGAGCTTTTCTTTTTTCGAAGGTAAGGAGAGAAAAAAAACAGCCGCCATAGAAAGCAAAACACCGTTTGTTTTCAGCAAAGACATTTGCTCTTTGAAAAGAAAATAAGACAGAACGACCGGCAGAACGACTCCAAGTTTTGAGAGTGCGCCCGTCAGGGCGACTCCGTTTTCCCGTATACTGGATTGTATGGATAAGAACCCCAACAAATACATCACGCCTCCGGCTAATCCCGTAAAGGTCGACCAGATAAAAAAGAAATTTGACGGATTTTTGAAAATCAAAGTGAATGCAGATCCGCCGGTTTCCGGATTGAAACCGTCTGTAAAAAGCAGAAAAAGCGCCGTGGCAAAGGCTGAAAGATAATTGAAAGAAGCCACCTTCATTCTGTCGCAGCCCAGCAGGTCTGCGATTTTAAGAAAAACAGCAACACAAGAGCTCGAAATGATAGCAAGTAAAATGTAAAGCATGGGGATTTATGAGGAGACTCTGAATTCAAGAGTCTTCGCGAGTGCGAGGAAAAAGATTAAATAAAGCACTCCGGAAACCAAGACGATGGCAAGAGATGTTTTGAGGCTCAAGGAATGAGCGAAAATGAATTCGGCTGAACGAAGGGTGAAATAAAGAACAGTTGCAGGAAGCGCCGACGCGAAAAGCGTTTTAAAAGCTCCCTCGGCGAGTTTTGGAAAGGACACTCGGGCGAATTTGAAATGAAACATCATGAGAAGGCAAAGGAAATTAAATATGCTTGCCATGGAAACAGCCAAAGCAAGACCGTTTATTCCCATTCTTTGCTTAAGAGCAAATACGGAAACAACATTGACGGCGCTTGAAAAGAAGCTGACGACAACAGGCGTTTTAGTGTCTTTCATTGAATAAAAAGTATTGGAAAGGATTTTTACGAATGAAGTGCCAGCAATCCCTATAAGAAACCAGCCGAGTATATCTGCCGTGGCAACAGTGCTTTCCGCGCTGAACATGCCGTGCTGGAATATTATTCTCACTAGATGATATCTCAGAACCCACATGAGAAAACATACAGGAAATACGAAAAACATTGCCATTCTCAAAGACCTTATGAGTGCTGACAGGACAAGGTCCGTTCTCATGGAAGACGCATGCCTGGCAGTCTCGGGAAGAGTGACAGTCGCCAGGCTGACTCCGATAATACCCAGAGGAAAGGTCATAAGCCTGAAGGCGAAAGAGTAATGTGAGACCGCGCCTTCGCCGAGGTGCGTCGCAAAAGCTTGGTTGACTGCGACGTTTATCCTTGTCGCGATGTATCCTAATGCAACAGGGAGAAAAAGACAGAGAGCCTTTTTAACTGCTTTGTCGGAGAGACAAATATACAGTTTGTATTTCAGACCTTCCTTTACCGACTTGGGAAGCATTACCACGAATTGAGCCACCGATCCCGCAAGAATTCCTATTGCGAGAGGGAAGGGAGAGAGGGATCCTGACCTGCCGAATACCCTGAAAAGCAGCAGTGTAACAATTATAGAGACCGCGTTCCAAAGAGCCGGCGCGAGACCGGTCGTTGTGTAATACCTGAAATAGTTCAAAAAGCCCATTACGAGAGAAGTAGAAGAAGAAATTATTAGCAAAGGAAAAAGAGTTCTTACGAGAGATACTGTCAGAACCTGCTTTTCAGCGGAATATCCTCCGGCGAAAACCGAGACTATTAAAGGTGCAAAAACAATGCCGAGGGCGCACAACAGACTCGAAAGCACGAGCAGGATATTGAAAAGGTTGATCGCGAACAGCAGCGCTTTTTTCTTTCCTTCTTTTTCGTTTAGGTCGGAAAAAATCGGAATAAAAGCGGCGTTCATCGTGCCTTCCGATATGAACTCAAGTATCAAACCGGGTATTATGTAAGCTGTTCTGAAAGCGTCCATGGAAGCGCCTGCTCCGTAAAGCACTGCGTAAACAATTTCCCTGATGAGGCCGAGAATCCTGCTTATAAAAACTCCGAAAGAAAATTTCCCGGCACTCTTGAGCAGGTTTTTCGTTTCCGAAGTGTTTTTGGAATGAGACATCATAAGAGTAAAAATATCAAATTAGACGCGATTTCAAAAGCCCAATCTGCCTTATGCTGTATAAAGTAAAACCTGTGAAAGACTCACGGGGAAATCAGTTGACATATTATCTTTACATATTATCATTAAAATGTATTGGCGAGTTTGCTATGAATATCATTTAAATTTCGCGAGGGCACCGCTTGAAAATCAAACCATTAGGAGCCGTTAGAACCGTGACCGGCTCCATGCATCTTTTGGAGTCTTCACGTAATGTTAAATGCATTCTCGATTGCGGCCTATATCAGGGAAAAAGAGCCGATTCGAATTCCCTCAACAGAAATTTAAAAACAGACCCTTCGTCCGTGGAAAGCGTTGTGATATCTCACGCGCACATAGACCATTGCGGATTGCTTCCTTATTTTGTAAAAAAGGGTTTCAGAGGGCACATCTTCATGACTCCAGCTACGAGAGAATTGACGGAATTGCTTCTCTTGGACAGCGCCCATCTTCAGTTCAAGGACGCCGAATACATCAACAGAAAAAAAAAGGCGGAAGACCCCGAGATAGTGCCTCTTTACACAGGCGAAGATGTCGAAGCCGTGTTTGAACTGGTCAAGGTCAAGAATTTCGGAGAACCTTTCGAAGCCGCTTCAGGACTGACAGCGAGATTTTTGAGAGCGGGACACATTCTCGGTTCAGCTATGGTTGAGGTATCTGAAAAAGACAAAACCCTGCTTTTTTCAGGCGATCTCGGGAGGATGAACGCACCTCTGCTGAAAGACCCGGAACATGTAAAAGATACAAAAATAGATTGCCTTCTCATTGAAAGCACTTACGGAGGAAAAAAACACCACGGTTTTGAAGAAGCGAAGGATAGGATGGTCTTTGCCGTGGAAAAAATAAGCCGAACAAGTGGAAAACTTATAATACCTGCTTTTTCGGTAGGAAGGACTCAGGATATTGTCTATACGCTTCACGAACTGATGCTTGAAAGGAGAATTCCTTCGACCATAGAAATATTCGTGGACAGTCCCCTTTCGACAAACGTCACGGAGATTTACAGACAGCACTTCTACGAACTTGACGAAAAATCCATGGAAATGATGGCAAAAGACGGAGATCCTTTCGGCTTTGGAAAACTTAAATACACAAAAAGCGTCGAACAGTCCAAAGAATTGAACGAAAAAGAGGGTCCGATAATTATTATATCGGCCAGTGGCATGTGCGAGGGCGGCAGGATAGTTCACCACCTCAAAAATAACATTGAAGACGAAAAAAACGTGATTTTGATAGTTAGTTTTCAGGCCGTCAACACTCTCGGAAGGAGAATAGCAGACGGAATGAAGGAAATAAAAATATTCGGAAAGGATTACGAAGTGAGAGCCGAAGTCCTGACGAACAACGAATGGAGCGCTCACGCTGATGGAACAGAGCTTTTTAATTTTATAAAAGAAGTCAATCCCGGGAAAACCTTACTCGTTCACGGCGAAATTAATCAGATGGAAGCGCTGAAAGCAAAGATCGACGAAACCGGAATACCGGCCGGCATACCTGATAACGGCGAAGGTTTCGTTGAAGTGTGAAGAAAGGAGACACGATGGAGGATGTCAAAAGTAAGTGGAAAAAAATGAATGAAGATTTCATTCAGTTCCTGATTTTTGAAAAGGGCGCCAGCCCGAACACTCTTAACGCTTACAAAAATGACATAAAACAACTTTCAGACTTCTGTGTCGGTATGAAATTATGTCCGGAAAGCATTAAGTTTGAACACATGCTGGATTTTTCAGAAAAGATGGCGGAATCAGGACTCAAGCGCGCTTCACTGAGCAGAAAAGTTTCTTCGATAAATCATTTTTTCAGTTTTCTTAAAAATAATGAAATCATCCAGTTCAACCCGGCTTCAGATCTCGTTGTTTCACGGAGCAAAAGAACCCTTCCCTCACCGCTTTCGATAGACGAAATCGAAAAAATTTTCAAAACAATCGGGGAGAAAACGCCCGAAAACGTAAGAGACAGGGCAATTTTCGAGCTTATTTATTCCTCCGGATTGAGAGTTTCCGAGATATGTTCAATGAAGTTCAACTCACTGATGTGGGATGAACAGCTGGTAAGAATAACCGGAAAGGGTAACAAAGAAAGGCTCATCCCCTTCGGCGATTGCGCCGCTTTGGCTTTAAAAAAATACCTGGAAGCGGCAAGACCGAAACTGCTGAACGGCAAAAAGGATTCCGACAAAGTGTTTTTGAGTTCGAGAGGAAGGCCGATCTCAAGGCAGATGATTTGGATAAGACTCAAAAGAGCGGCTAAAGAAGCGGGAATAAGAAAAGACATTCATCCTCACACGCTGAGGCATTCTTTTGCCACGCACCTTCTAAAAGGAGGAGC
The genomic region above belongs to candidate division WOR-3 bacterium and contains:
- the xerD gene encoding site-specific tyrosine recombinase XerD — its product is MEDVKSKWKKMNEDFIQFLIFEKGASPNTLNAYKNDIKQLSDFCVGMKLCPESIKFEHMLDFSEKMAESGLKRASLSRKVSSINHFFSFLKNNEIIQFNPASDLVVSRSKRTLPSPLSIDEIEKIFKTIGEKTPENVRDRAIFELIYSSGLRVSEICSMKFNSLMWDEQLVRITGKGNKERLIPFGDCAALALKKYLEAARPKLLNGKKDSDKVFLSSRGRPISRQMIWIRLKRAAKEAGIRKDIHPHTLRHSFATHLLKGGADLRAVQELLGHSSISTTQIYTELDRDTLKEILKTCHPREKMNE
- a CDS encoding MBL fold metallo-hydrolase, producing MKIKPLGAVRTVTGSMHLLESSRNVKCILDCGLYQGKRADSNSLNRNLKTDPSSVESVVISHAHIDHCGLLPYFVKKGFRGHIFMTPATRELTELLLLDSAHLQFKDAEYINRKKKAEDPEIVPLYTGEDVEAVFELVKVKNFGEPFEAASGLTARFLRAGHILGSAMVEVSEKDKTLLFSGDLGRMNAPLLKDPEHVKDTKIDCLLIESTYGGKKHHGFEEAKDRMVFAVEKISRTSGKLIIPAFSVGRTQDIVYTLHELMLERRIPSTIEIFVDSPLSTNVTEIYRQHFYELDEKSMEMMAKDGDPFGFGKLKYTKSVEQSKELNEKEGPIIIISASGMCEGGRIVHHLKNNIEDEKNVILIVSFQAVNTLGRRIADGMKEIKIFGKDYEVRAEVLTNNEWSAHADGTELFNFIKEVNPGKTLLVHGEINQMEALKAKIDETGIPAGIPDNGEGFVEV
- the murJ gene encoding murein biosynthesis integral membrane protein MurJ, giving the protein MMSHSKNTSETKNLLKSAGKFSFGVFISRILGLIREIVYAVLYGAGASMDAFRTAYIIPGLILEFISEGTMNAAFIPIFSDLNEKEGKKKALLFAINLFNILLVLSSLLCALGIVFAPLIVSVFAGGYSAEKQVLTVSLVRTLFPLLIISSSTSLVMGFLNYFRYYTTTGLAPALWNAVSIIVTLLLFRVFGRSGSLSPFPLAIGILAGSVAQFVVMLPKSVKEGLKYKLYICLSDKAVKKALCLFLPVALGYIATRINVAVNQAFATHLGEGAVSHYSFAFRLMTFPLGIIGVSLATVTLPETARHASSMRTDLVLSALIRSLRMAMFFVFPVCFLMWVLRYHLVRIIFQHGMFSAESTVATADILGWFLIGIAGTSFVKILSNTFYSMKDTKTPVVVSFFSSAVNVVSVFALKQRMGINGLALAVSMASIFNFLCLLMMFHFKFARVSFPKLAEGAFKTLFASALPATVLYFTLRSAEFIFAHSLSLKTSLAIVLVSGVLYLIFFLALAKTLEFRVSS